GGACGGCTCCGCAGCCGGCGGCAGGGTCGCCTTGCCTTCACGCCCGGCTGCCTCCCCCGCTGGTTCGGGCGTCGATTCATCTTCAGCGCCCGGGACGTCGACGGGTGCGGAGGCCTCTGTCTCCTGCGGTTCGGCCGGGGACGGCTGAAAGTGCTCCAGCAGTCTCGACAGGGTACGCTCCAGATTGTCCCGCTCGATGTACGGGTCACCTTCAACCAGGGAGACGAAGAAGCTCAGCCGCCTTCCCTCCAACTCGGTGAACTGTTCATCAGGGTGCAGGACGTGCTCGAAATGAATTGATCTCAATTCACTGACGGCCATGACCTTGCGATTCGCCTTGGACAGGGCGTGGCAGAGGGCGTCCAGCAGGTCGCACCGGAACCGTTTGAGGGCGGCCTGGGTTTTCCCCATGTCGCCGATGGCCTTGAAGCTGCGCCAGTCGACGGTCACCTCGGGCTCGAAATCGACGTTCTCGCGGCACCTCGCGACGAAACCGGCCACGGCGGCCTCCGACAGGCGGATGGACGCGCTCATCCCCAGGTCCAGGGCGTCGCGGATCGCGCCCTCGATCTCGCGGGCCTCGAAGCCTTTGACGGGAATCGAGGGGTGATCTCCTGCCGTCAGGCAGGGCTTGAGCGTCAGACGCCCGTCCCGGAGCGTGCAGCCGCACTGGCGCTGATCGCTCACGTTGAGGATCCGGATTTTCCGAATCTTCGCCCGGACCTCCTTCATGCAGATCCCGGGCGGCTCGTCGGGATCCATCCTCGAGGTGTACTGCAGGTGGGTCAGGGCGTCCGCCAGGGGCTTCAGCACCGATTTCAGAAAGCGATTCGGACAGGCTTCGTCCCGGGGCATGGACCCCAACGCGATTTCCCAAAGGTCGTCTCTGCCTGACTCGAGCGACCCCATGATCGATTCGATCTCCCGCCCGAGTTTTTCATCGACCTTCTGCCAGTTCGCGCTGACTTCCGGGCTCAAGCGGCCCGGATCGTAGAGTTCGGGGTCAAGGGTCTCCTCCTCCACGCCCGCTGCCGTCGGCGCGATCGTTTCCTCACGTCCCTCCTGCTCCTCGATGATCGGCTTCATCGCCCCGACGAGTTCGTCCGGCGAGGCGCCGAAGGTCTCTTTCAGCGTCAGGTCCATGTCGATGCGCGTCCCGGCGTCGGTCTGCACGCAGACGAAGCCGATCCCCTGCCGACCCTGGACGTCGGGGGACGCGAGGAAAAGCTCGACCGGGACGACCACGGTCTCCCCCTCCACCCGGGCGTCGCCGATCGTCCAGGTCAGGGTCTGGTTCTCGCCGGCTTCCGGCAGCGGCAGCTGTTCCACCTCGCTGCTGAACAGCGCCCGGGCCCCGTCGACGTCTCCGCTTCGAACGCGCTCCAGGAACGATTCAACCGTTTCCGCGGCGGCCTGTTCGGGGTTCATCATCTTGGTGCCCTCCTCGATCGGTGCCCCCGCCGGTACATGGACCAGCCGGGCGAGATTCCTGACGCGGACAGGGGCCCCCAATGCCCCCTTGCTTCTAGCCCCCCGCCTTGTCGCCCCCGAGGCTTTCAGGCCCCGGGGACACCCTCGAGAAGCTCTTCGTAGCTTGCCAGCCCTGTCGCTTTCGCGGCCCTCTCGGTGAGCGGCACGATGTCTTCCCGGCTGATGTGCCGCAAGGCGAACTTGCGGTTCAAGGCCATGAACTGCTTGAGCCCGACGGAGACGCGGTTCAGGTACGAGTACACGCCGACGGCCCCTGCCGGGATGCTCGACGCCTCGTCGCCGTATTCGGCCCGGAGGAGGCGCAAGTCCGCGAAAAGCTCGTCGAGGCTGGACCCGAAGCGTGCATACTCCGCGGGGACCGAGCCGTTCCGCAACGCCTCGCCCACCTGCCGGCCGACCGAGGCGGCGGCCATGGCGGCACGGCCGATGGCGATGGTGCCGACGTACGGTGCGCCGAGCGCGAGGCCCTTGAAGACCTGGTCCTCGGTGGCGAAACCGCCGGCCATGGCGACCGGCGGCAAGGCTTTCCCCGCCGCCGCGAAAGCGCTCAGGATCCTGTGGACGAGGACCTCGAGCGTCACCGTGGGCATCCCCCACTCGTTCATCATCCTGGCCGGGCTGTGGCCGGTGCCGCCGCCCGCCCCGTCCAGGGTCACGAGGTCGACGCCGGCCTCGGAGGCGACCTCCAGGATGGTGGCGATATCCCGCGGGTCGAAGGGGCCGGTCTTGAAACAGACCCGTTCGGCGCCCAGGCCCCGCAGTTCGCCGACCCGCCGTACGAGGTCCTCCGGGCGCCACATCGGCAGCTTGCCGATTTTCTCGAAGATCGGGCCGACCCCCCGGGCGTAGGCTTCGGCAACCCCGGGGTCGGTCGGGTCCGGCAGGACGAGGTACCCGAGCGCCTTGAACCGCAGGGCGTCTTCGATCCTCGGCACCCGCCCCATGCCCTGGATTCCCTTGGCGGCCTGGCCGAACTTGAGTTCGACGGATTTGACGCCGAGCCGGTCGATCGCGTACTCGAGAACACCGTGGTACTCGTCGTCGATGTTGGCCTGGAGAACGACATCGCCGCAATCCCGCTGGTAGCGCCTGAACGCGGACACCATCTCCGCGATCAGCGGGGCCTCGACGACCCGGTGACCCGCGACGGCGAGCCCCGTGTCCTTGGCGACGACGTCCTCGCCGATGACCACGGGCACGCCGGAGAGCGCCGCACCCGCGAAGTACTCCTTCCATGCCAGTTTCGCCATGGCCGGCAGGATGAGCGGGGCCTTCGTCCGGACCGCCCGGGAGCGGCCGAAGGTGGACGCGATGTCGGCGTTGGGGTAACAGGCCACGCACGGGTCCGCCGGAAGCCCGACCGCGCCGAACACCCGTCCGTTGATGCTGAAGTGGGAGAAGTCGAGGGGGTAGCGCTTTTCGGAGGCGAACTGGTTCCGGTCCGCGGCGAAGGGGAGGATGGCCTCGGCGCCGCGCAACGCGGAGAGCCCGATCTCGCAGGGCCCGACGCAGTCGGCGGTGCAGACGGCGCACATCCCCGAAACGTCGGCGACATGGCCCGGATTTCGCAAGTGGGTATGCGTGACCGGACTCCCGAGCGGTGGGCTGTACGACATGGTGAACTCCTTTGACTCGATAATAGAAACCACCTTGT
This is a stretch of genomic DNA from Acidobacteriota bacterium. It encodes these proteins:
- a CDS encoding FMN-binding glutamate synthase family protein, with the translated sequence MSYSPPLGSPVTHTHLRNPGHVADVSGMCAVCTADCVGPCEIGLSALRGAEAILPFAADRNQFASEKRYPLDFSHFSINGRVFGAVGLPADPCVACYPNADIASTFGRSRAVRTKAPLILPAMAKLAWKEYFAGAALSGVPVVIGEDVVAKDTGLAVAGHRVVEAPLIAEMVSAFRRYQRDCGDVVLQANIDDEYHGVLEYAIDRLGVKSVELKFGQAAKGIQGMGRVPRIEDALRFKALGYLVLPDPTDPGVAEAYARGVGPIFEKIGKLPMWRPEDLVRRVGELRGLGAERVCFKTGPFDPRDIATILEVASEAGVDLVTLDGAGGGTGHSPARMMNEWGMPTVTLEVLVHRILSAFAAAGKALPPVAMAGGFATEDQVFKGLALGAPYVGTIAIGRAAMAAASVGRQVGEALRNGSVPAEYARFGSSLDELFADLRLLRAEYGDEASSIPAGAVGVYSYLNRVSVGLKQFMALNRKFALRHISREDIVPLTERAAKATGLASYEELLEGVPGA